Proteins from a genomic interval of Chryseobacterium indologenes:
- a CDS encoding RNA methyltransferase, with protein sequence MLIESFQNDKIKNVTKLLTDNRFRKKSKVFVVEGQQENERAIQYNFEPVEFFLCENIFKGKLPNGKIHYVSEKVYEKIAYRGSSEGIIGIYTAKETPLSDFVPKDNSTVIIVEGVEKPGNLGAILRSCEAFGVDALIVADGKTDFYNPNVIRSSVGCLFGMEVYQAENEETLEFLHKNGFNIYTTLMDETAEDLYKRDFKQRSAVLFGTEHSGLSDFWMGKGKNTLIPMAGSIDSLNLSNAVAITCYESLKQKKG encoded by the coding sequence ATGTTGATAGAAAGTTTTCAGAACGATAAAATAAAAAATGTCACTAAGCTCCTTACTGACAACAGATTCCGTAAAAAATCGAAAGTTTTTGTAGTGGAAGGCCAACAGGAGAATGAAAGAGCAATACAATACAATTTCGAACCGGTAGAGTTTTTCCTTTGTGAAAATATATTCAAAGGCAAGCTTCCCAACGGAAAGATCCATTATGTAAGTGAAAAAGTATATGAAAAGATAGCATACAGAGGCAGCTCAGAAGGTATTATAGGAATATATACCGCCAAAGAAACTCCGCTTTCGGATTTTGTACCTAAAGATAATTCTACGGTCATTATTGTCGAGGGAGTGGAAAAACCGGGTAATCTCGGTGCTATTTTAAGGAGCTGTGAAGCATTTGGAGTAGACGCCCTTATCGTTGCAGACGGCAAAACCGACTTTTACAACCCCAATGTGATCAGGTCCAGTGTCGGTTGCCTTTTCGGAATGGAAGTTTATCAGGCAGAAAATGAAGAAACATTAGAATTCCTTCACAAAAACGGGTTCAATATTTACACCACATTGATGGATGAAACTGCGGAAGACCTTTACAAGAGAGATTTTAAACAACGTTCGGCGGTTTTATTCGGGACTGAACATTCGGGACTGAGTGATTTCTGGATGGGGAAAGGGAAAAACACTTTGATTCCTATGGCCGGAAGTATTGACTCCTTAAACTTAAGTAATGCGGTAGCAATTACCTGCTACGAATCTTTAAAGCAGAAGAAGGGATAA
- a CDS encoding RidA family protein yields MKQIINTANAPAAIGPYSQANLANGVLYISGQIPVDPATGKLVEGIEKETHQVMKNLEAILTEAGMTFKNVVKATIFLKSMDDFAVMNDIYASYLDADSYPARETVQVSCLPKNVDIEISMIAHKD; encoded by the coding sequence ATGAAACAAATAATCAACACAGCGAATGCACCTGCAGCGATCGGGCCTTATTCACAAGCAAATCTGGCAAACGGGGTTTTGTATATCTCCGGACAGATTCCTGTAGATCCGGCGACAGGTAAATTGGTAGAGGGAATTGAAAAAGAAACACATCAGGTAATGAAAAACCTTGAAGCTATTCTTACGGAAGCAGGAATGACTTTCAAAAACGTGGTAAAAGCTACCATCTTCCTGAAGAGTATGGATGATTTTGCAGTGATGAATGATATTTATGCTTCTTATTTAGATGCAGACAGCTATCCAGCCCGTGAAACGGTACAGGTTTCTTGTTTGCCTAAAAATGTGGATATCGAAATTTCTATGATTGCACATAAGGATTAA
- a CDS encoding CPBP family intramembrane metalloprotease translates to MSKNIRFYLSFIIGFSVYYFFDAFCFKSIQTVSKNFFHSKALAHIIAYSITLLPLLITGKILLPGKSIFDLFSLNTSIKKGFTLAFTGTLPMLTGYFVHFGLSSSIHFESLFINTVSSAFFEEIIFRAFLIGISYRFTALGFLSSVLLGSLLFAQVHLYQSQDPVELLEIFSITFLGSIFFAWIYFETDFNLWTAIFAHFFMNLYWEIYNVSENVSGNLYGNIYKILSLLVIILLIIYDKKRHNTAFRVTLKSLFIKSREAQS, encoded by the coding sequence ATGAGTAAAAACATCCGCTTTTATTTAAGCTTTATCATCGGCTTTTCCGTTTACTATTTTTTTGATGCATTTTGTTTTAAAAGCATCCAGACAGTATCAAAAAACTTTTTTCACTCGAAGGCTTTAGCTCATATCATCGCCTATTCCATCACACTGCTCCCTTTGCTCATTACCGGAAAAATTCTGTTACCCGGAAAAAGTATTTTTGACTTATTTTCCCTGAATACATCGATTAAAAAAGGATTTACCCTAGCATTTACCGGAACTCTACCGATGCTCACAGGCTATTTTGTCCATTTCGGCCTATCTTCCTCTATACATTTTGAATCTCTGTTTATCAACACTGTTTCTTCAGCATTTTTTGAAGAAATCATCTTCAGAGCATTCCTTATAGGAATCTCATATAGATTTACAGCACTTGGATTTTTATCTTCTGTATTATTGGGATCATTGCTGTTTGCACAGGTTCATTTATACCAAAGCCAGGATCCTGTTGAACTACTCGAAATATTTTCCATTACATTTCTAGGGTCCATATTCTTTGCATGGATCTATTTTGAAACAGACTTTAACCTCTGGACAGCCATTTTTGCTCATTTTTTCATGAATTTATATTGGGAAATATATAATGTTTCTGAAAATGTATCCGGAAATTTATATGGAAATATTTATAAGATTCTCTCACTTCTTGTCATTATTCTCCTCATCATCTATGATAAAAAGAGACATAACACTGCTTTCCGGGTTACTTTGAAAAGTCTTTTTATAAAAAGCAGAGAAGCTCAATCATAA
- a CDS encoding rhodanese-related sulfurtransferase, whose amino-acid sequence MQLYNTLSAEERAKLIDEAGKERLTLSFYAYAKIEDPKKFRDDLFIAWNALDALGRIYVAHEGINAQMSIPADHFEAFRATLEEYDFMKGIRLNVAVEQDNHSFLKLTIKVRHKIVADGLNDETFDVTNKGIHLKAQEFNDMLDDPNTIVVDFRNHYESEVGHFEGAITPDVENFRESLPIINDQLQDFKEDKNLLMYCTGGIRCEKASAYFKHQGFKNVFQLEGGIIEYTRQIKEEGIKSKFIGKNFVFDHRLGERITDDIISQCHQCGKPCDNHTNCANDACHLLFIQCDECKAAMENCCSTECLETIHLPWEKQVELRKGLQVGNKVFRKGKSDALKFKNSGDLPDKPLAKVETKNIRQKISVKKVLIGKAEHYFSKSKIGQFLIENKELSVGDKVLVSGPTTGDQELTITEIFANGGPCETAKTGDQITFEIPFRIRLSDKLYKIIEPSENA is encoded by the coding sequence ATGCAACTGTATAACACCTTAAGCGCAGAAGAAAGAGCTAAACTTATTGATGAAGCTGGTAAGGAACGCCTTACATTATCTTTCTATGCGTATGCCAAAATTGAAGATCCCAAAAAATTTCGCGACGATTTATTTATAGCCTGGAATGCACTTGATGCGCTTGGCCGTATTTATGTTGCCCATGAAGGAATTAATGCTCAGATGAGTATTCCTGCAGATCACTTCGAGGCTTTTCGTGCTACGTTGGAAGAATACGATTTCATGAAAGGTATTCGCCTGAATGTGGCAGTTGAACAGGATAACCATTCCTTTTTGAAACTGACAATAAAAGTAAGACATAAAATCGTTGCCGATGGATTGAATGATGAAACTTTTGATGTTACCAATAAGGGGATTCACCTGAAAGCACAGGAATTCAACGATATGCTTGATGACCCTAATACGATTGTAGTAGATTTCAGGAATCATTACGAAAGTGAGGTGGGGCATTTTGAAGGAGCTATTACGCCGGATGTGGAAAACTTTAGAGAAAGCTTACCGATCATCAACGATCAGTTACAGGATTTTAAAGAAGATAAAAACCTTTTGATGTATTGCACGGGTGGTATTCGTTGTGAAAAAGCAAGTGCTTACTTTAAACATCAGGGCTTTAAAAATGTTTTCCAGTTGGAAGGAGGTATCATTGAGTATACCCGACAGATCAAAGAAGAAGGTATAAAAAGTAAGTTCATAGGAAAGAATTTTGTATTTGATCACCGTTTGGGAGAAAGAATAACAGATGATATTATTTCACAGTGCCACCAGTGTGGTAAACCTTGTGATAATCATACTAATTGTGCAAATGATGCCTGTCATTTACTGTTCATTCAATGTGACGAATGCAAGGCTGCTATGGAAAACTGCTGTTCTACAGAATGTCTGGAAACAATACATTTGCCTTGGGAAAAGCAGGTGGAATTGAGAAAAGGCCTGCAGGTGGGCAATAAAGTTTTCAGAAAAGGAAAATCTGATGCTTTGAAATTTAAAAATTCAGGGGATCTTCCGGATAAACCTTTGGCAAAAGTGGAAACTAAGAACATTCGTCAGAAAATCAGTGTCAAGAAAGTTTTGATTGGAAAAGCCGAACATTACTTTTCAAAATCTAAAATCGGACAGTTTCTAATTGAAAATAAAGAATTGTCAGTAGGAGATAAAGTATTGGTTTCAGGACCGACTACCGGAGACCAAGAGCTTACGATTACTGAAATTTTTGCAAATGGAGGACCTTGTGAAACAGCTAAAACAGGAGATCAGATTACTTTTGAAATTCCGTTTAGAATTCGTTTGTCAGACAAATTATACAAAATTATCGAGCCTTCTGAAAACGCTTAG
- a CDS encoding 5-formyltetrahydrofolate cyclo-ligase: MQKAELRKQYIQKRKALSSDEAFLLSERIFQNFVHYFDPKETEKVHIFLPILEKKEVDTQVFINYFFEHQIRVFVPKVAGGQLISVEIFQDTTFVTSSWGIPEPVSDIDSGEKYFDYVITPLLYCDRKGNRVGYGKGFYDGLFQNVLPETKKIGVNYFDPDEYIDDVWENDVPLDYLVTPAEVLSFFKGLE, encoded by the coding sequence ATGCAAAAAGCTGAGCTTAGAAAACAATATATACAAAAAAGAAAAGCCTTGTCTTCTGATGAGGCTTTCTTGTTATCTGAACGTATTTTTCAAAACTTTGTTCATTACTTTGACCCGAAAGAGACGGAGAAAGTTCATATTTTCCTGCCAATTTTGGAAAAGAAGGAAGTAGATACCCAAGTATTTATCAATTATTTTTTTGAACATCAGATACGTGTCTTTGTTCCTAAAGTGGCAGGAGGTCAATTGATCAGTGTTGAGATTTTTCAGGATACGACCTTTGTGACCAGCAGTTGGGGGATTCCGGAGCCGGTTTCAGATATAGATTCCGGAGAAAAGTATTTTGATTATGTCATTACTCCTTTACTGTATTGCGACAGGAAAGGCAATAGGGTAGGCTACGGAAAAGGATTTTATGACGGTTTGTTTCAAAATGTGTTGCCTGAAACAAAAAAAATCGGAGTCAATTATTTTGACCCCGATGAATATATTGATGATGTCTGGGAAAACGATGTTCCTCTCGACTATTTGGTAACTCCTGCTGAAGTACTGTCTTTCTTTAAAGGTTTAGAATAA
- a CDS encoding trypsin-like peptidase domain-containing protein, with protein MKSTLKKLLPFALVGVVSGATTVGAIQYFGHNSNNGDQSYFTTSAPTASFAGMNTAATGEDFVKAAKTTVPAVVTIKNYQSRTASRASEQDLFDFFFGDPFGGRGQQRQKQQQQAPDNMPSGMGSGVIISPDGYIISNNHVVAGANKLEVVLSNKKSYIATLVGTDPNTDISLLKIEEKGLPYLNFANSDNIDVGQWVLAVGNPLGLNSTVTAGIVSAKGRGIGILGSQGKATNPIESFIQTDAAINPGNSGGALVNTNGELIGINSAIQSTTGYYQGYGFAVPANLARKIVEDIKKFGIVQRGFLGVQSLDLSNDQLVEAYNRQNKTSLKVGSGVYVTGFGENSGAEDAGLKKGDVITKVDSYNITDFADLSMSIGSKRPGDKVQVTYSRNGKESTTMVTLRDQKGGTSTRTKADLSVTEKIGAEFQSLDDRTKAYYGLNSGIVAKNVIEGSEFAKAGIVDGYIITEINGKPVNSQKDVEALLNKFSGTGQIKYMDDYGRNYQRGFKMP; from the coding sequence ATGAAGAGTACTTTAAAAAAACTATTACCATTTGCATTAGTGGGAGTTGTTTCAGGAGCTACAACCGTTGGAGCAATTCAATATTTCGGACATAATTCCAACAATGGAGACCAATCTTATTTTACAACATCAGCACCTACAGCATCATTCGCGGGTATGAACACTGCAGCAACAGGTGAAGATTTTGTAAAAGCAGCCAAAACGACAGTTCCGGCTGTAGTTACCATTAAAAACTATCAAAGCAGAACAGCCAGCAGAGCTTCTGAGCAGGACTTGTTTGATTTCTTCTTCGGAGATCCTTTCGGAGGAAGAGGCCAGCAGAGACAAAAGCAGCAGCAGCAGGCTCCGGATAACATGCCATCAGGAATGGGTTCTGGTGTTATCATCTCTCCAGATGGTTACATTATTTCAAATAATCACGTGGTAGCAGGTGCCAATAAACTGGAAGTGGTACTAAGCAACAAGAAATCATACATTGCTACTTTAGTGGGAACCGATCCCAACACAGATATTTCTTTATTAAAAATTGAGGAAAAAGGACTTCCTTATCTGAATTTTGCTAACTCAGACAATATTGACGTGGGACAATGGGTACTGGCAGTAGGAAATCCACTGGGATTAAACTCTACGGTAACAGCCGGTATCGTCTCTGCAAAAGGAAGAGGTATCGGAATTCTGGGAAGCCAGGGGAAAGCTACTAACCCTATTGAAAGCTTTATCCAGACGGATGCTGCGATCAACCCGGGAAACTCAGGTGGAGCATTAGTTAACACCAATGGAGAACTGATCGGGATCAACTCTGCCATCCAGTCTACCACAGGATATTATCAGGGATATGGATTTGCTGTTCCGGCTAACCTGGCAAGAAAAATTGTAGAGGATATCAAAAAATTCGGAATTGTACAGAGAGGATTCCTTGGAGTACAATCATTAGACCTGTCTAACGACCAATTGGTTGAAGCATACAACAGACAGAATAAAACAAGTCTTAAAGTAGGTTCCGGAGTATATGTTACAGGATTCGGGGAAAATAGTGGTGCTGAAGATGCAGGTCTGAAAAAAGGAGATGTGATCACCAAAGTAGACAGCTACAATATCACTGATTTTGCAGATCTTTCCATGTCAATCGGAAGCAAGCGTCCGGGAGATAAAGTACAGGTTACTTATTCCAGAAACGGGAAAGAATCTACCACTATGGTAACATTAAGAGATCAGAAAGGCGGAACTTCTACCAGAACAAAAGCTGACCTGAGTGTCACTGAAAAAATCGGAGCTGAGTTCCAGAGCCTGGACGACAGAACAAAGGCATATTATGGTTTAAACAGTGGAATTGTAGCTAAAAACGTTATCGAAGGCAGCGAGTTTGCGAAAGCCGGTATCGTAGACGGTTACATTATCACCGAAATCAATGGTAAGCCTGTGAATTCTCAGAAAGATGTTGAAGCTTTATTAAATAAATTCTCAGGTACAGGCCAGATAAAATACATGGATGATTACGGAAGGAATTATCAGAGAGGATTTAAAATGCCTTAA